A region of Desulfosporosinus sp. Sb-LF DNA encodes the following proteins:
- the cphA gene encoding cyanophycin synthetase, whose protein sequence is MKIISSKVFQGRNIYSRKKCIRLNLDLEGYSEIPSKEINGFNQNLVSMLPELTKHRCGIDEDLGFIKRLTEGTYLAHVSEHIIIALHNMLGLEISYGKAREISGENYYVIYQYEYMNTGLEAGNIAVDLINSLVNKEPFDLDLRLTRLKELLLSEQLGLSTLDICNEARKRGIPVLKIGEESIFQLGYGKHSKTIQATLGSDTKEIAVSIAQDKLLTKELLSLHCIPVANGIKVGRKIDAILGAKDIGYPVVLKPQFGNQGKGVIANIKDEIALSNAYERLIKDYKCLIIEKHISGKDYRVCSVYGDIVAVSERIPPHIIGDGINSIEKLIRNTNEDIRRGEGHEKELTKIKIDEILIAHLDQKNYSLESVLPKDETITLKDNANLSTGGFAIDCTDLICEENIELCKRAASAIGLDICGIDLLCQDISKPLNEGGAIIEINAAPGIRMHHNPYSGTKRNVAGHIVDKLFKDSAEKTPLVSITGTNGKTTTTRLIAHILSIAGYTVGMTTTGGIYIGGKCIFKGDTTGPKSALAVLMNKDIDAAVLETARGGIIKGGLAYDVADVGVITNITQDHLGIDEVETMEDLAKVKALVGEAVKDDGYVVINGDDKMSIRILPRLKGHPIIFSHDKDNVVLQAYMRNGGYGVYVDEGNIIIQKGSHSEALIEIKNIGITLKGILKYNIENAMASCAAAIGLGIDYKTIRQGLMSFYCNQNPGRFNMYLVNNKRVILDYGHNKEGYNCVLDGLKYIEHNKLIGVIGVPGDRPDSDIVEVGKCAGENFDYIFIKEDMERRGRAKGEVADLLEKGVMASKFHSKNIRKIPEETEAFKAALDLADPEDIVIVFFEKSEPLIDIMRSKLDETNLVALAK, encoded by the coding sequence GTGAAAATTATTAGTTCTAAGGTCTTTCAGGGTAGAAATATATATTCACGCAAAAAGTGCATAAGATTAAACCTAGATTTAGAAGGTTATAGTGAAATTCCAAGTAAAGAAATTAATGGGTTTAATCAAAATTTAGTAAGTATGTTGCCAGAGCTTACTAAGCATCGATGTGGAATAGATGAAGATCTAGGCTTTATTAAAAGACTTACTGAGGGAACTTATTTGGCACATGTATCAGAGCATATCATAATAGCACTCCACAATATGCTTGGTTTAGAAATAAGTTATGGAAAAGCTCGGGAGATATCCGGAGAGAATTATTATGTCATTTATCAATATGAATATATGAATACAGGGCTAGAGGCTGGGAATATAGCAGTTGATCTCATTAACTCGTTAGTAAATAAAGAGCCGTTCGATTTAGACTTGAGATTAACTAGGTTAAAGGAACTATTATTAAGTGAACAACTGGGATTAAGTACACTCGATATTTGTAACGAGGCAAGGAAACGGGGAATTCCTGTATTAAAGATCGGCGAAGAAAGCATATTTCAATTAGGTTATGGAAAACACTCAAAAACGATACAAGCAACCTTGGGTAGTGATACAAAGGAAATAGCTGTAAGTATTGCACAGGATAAATTATTAACGAAAGAATTACTGAGCTTGCATTGTATACCTGTAGCAAATGGCATCAAAGTAGGGCGAAAAATCGATGCCATTTTAGGGGCTAAGGATATTGGTTATCCAGTGGTACTTAAACCTCAGTTTGGAAACCAAGGCAAGGGAGTTATTGCCAATATAAAAGATGAGATAGCGTTATCAAATGCTTATGAACGTTTAATTAAAGATTACAAATGCCTAATAATCGAAAAGCATATAAGTGGGAAAGACTATAGAGTATGCAGTGTTTATGGTGATATAGTTGCAGTTTCAGAAAGAATTCCTCCACATATCATAGGAGATGGAATAAATTCTATTGAGAAGCTTATACGTAATACTAATGAGGATATTCGCAGAGGTGAGGGCCACGAAAAGGAATTAACTAAGATTAAAATAGATGAGATACTTATAGCCCACTTAGATCAAAAGAATTATTCATTAGAGTCTGTCCTTCCCAAAGATGAAACGATAACTTTAAAAGATAATGCAAATTTATCGACGGGTGGTTTTGCTATAGATTGTACTGATTTAATATGTGAGGAGAATATTGAACTATGCAAAAGGGCTGCGAGTGCTATTGGACTGGATATTTGTGGTATAGATTTACTATGTCAAGATATTAGTAAACCTCTGAATGAAGGAGGAGCCATTATAGAAATAAATGCTGCACCTGGTATTCGAATGCATCATAATCCATATAGTGGAACAAAACGCAATGTAGCAGGACATATTGTTGATAAATTATTTAAGGATAGCGCAGAAAAAACTCCCTTAGTATCAATCACAGGTACAAATGGGAAAACCACGACCACTAGACTTATTGCCCACATACTTTCAATTGCAGGATACACGGTTGGCATGACCACAACTGGTGGAATTTATATTGGTGGGAAATGTATCTTTAAAGGTGATACCACCGGTCCAAAGAGCGCTTTAGCTGTACTCATGAATAAGGATATTGATGCAGCAGTCCTGGAAACTGCCAGGGGGGGGATAATAAAAGGAGGATTAGCCTATGACGTTGCCGATGTCGGAGTTATCACAAACATAACTCAGGATCACCTTGGAATAGATGAGGTGGAAACTATGGAAGACTTGGCAAAAGTTAAGGCGCTGGTGGGAGAAGCAGTTAAGGACGATGGCTATGTTGTTATTAATGGGGATGATAAGATGAGTATACGTATCTTGCCCCGCTTAAAGGGTCATCCTATTATATTTTCTCATGACAAGGATAATGTAGTTCTGCAAGCTTACATGAGAAACGGTGGGTATGGTGTCTATGTCGATGAGGGTAATATAATCATCCAGAAAGGCTCTCATTCTGAAGCGTTAATCGAAATAAAAAATATAGGGATTACGTTAAAAGGCATTCTCAAATATAACATTGAAAATGCAATGGCTTCCTGTGCTGCTGCAATAGGACTAGGTATTGATTATAAGACGATTAGACAGGGCTTAATGTCCTTTTACTGTAATCAAAACCCGGGAAGATTCAATATGTATCTTGTCAATAATAAAAGGGTCATATTAGACTATGGCCATAATAAAGAAGGCTATAATTGTGTGCTAGATGGACTTAAGTATATCGAACATAATAAACTTATAGGAGTCATTGGAGTACCAGGCGATAGACCAGACAGCGATATAGTCGAAGTCGGTAAATGTGCCGGAGAGAACTTTGATTATATTTTTATAAAGGAAGATATGGAAAGAAGAGGCCGAGCTAAGGGTGAGGTAGCAGATCTCCTGGAGAAAGGTGTCATGGCATCAAAATTTCACAGCAAGAACATTAGAAAAATTCCAGAGGAGACGGAAGCCTTTAAAGCAGCTTTAGATCTTGCAGATCCTGAAGATATTGTCATTGTCTTCTTCGAGAAGTCTGAACCTCTTATTGATATAATGAGAAGCAAACTTGATGAAACAAATCTCGTTGCATTAGCTAAATAA
- a CDS encoding EAL domain-containing protein, which yields MNVEVLFTNKKLCVGCNKCIAKCPVKANVAFLYKGENRVKIDHLKCIHCGACIDVCDHNARDFTDDTERFFANLTRGIGISVIAAPSIRFNFPNYKRLFGYLKSLGVTLIYDVSIGADITTWAYLKTIDELKLDSIIAQPCPVIVNYIQKYHSELIKYLAPLQSPMMCTAIYLKKYKGIVDKIAFLSPCIGKIDEIQEINTMGLVNYNVTYQKMEVYFEKNHINLNDYPEVDYEDSGCGIGLTFSRPGGLRENIELQFGGAWIRQVEGPEPAYRYLDEYAKRVQESKSLPLIVDILNCTGGCNIGTGTCKLTTIDDVDYKMNELKKAKLAKHIKNLPKGEIPLVFELFEYKLRLPDFTRQYEDKSHLIIHEETTNLEPIFTQLHKTTEASRNVNCFSCGFGNCHDFAKAVALRTNHVGNCIDFNRQELVSEKVHLSETNKEVKQLHYLATHDFLTNIPNRYYLEEYLNMLIHSEGGFQNESALLFIDLDNFKVVNDSFGHSSGDQILLDFVARLKQNLGQDAFLARLGGDEFAVVLRDTRLEKARAVANQLVQALQIDEFIVKGHQVTIKITASIGIMMIDGTQDTQSLFSYADVALYTAKDEGKNRISIIHSDDDIEHLSESNNKILQINAALKENRFTLYFQPVFKMDGTTIIHYEALLRMIDLEGGLILPNDFLPIAERFGLMSQIDRWVVDSAIEILGKHPDLSIFVNISASSLGDIELLKFIEGRIEKSDLQPFRIGFEITETAAIRDLDQAEHWIKRLKLMSCKFALDDFGVGFLTFTHLQRLPVDYLKLDGTFIRNLDTSPTNNALVQAINAVAHALGKATIAEYVENEDIWTILRELGIDYGQGYFLGKPLPFNTPRS from the coding sequence ATGAATGTCGAAGTTTTATTTACTAATAAGAAACTATGTGTAGGTTGTAATAAATGCATTGCTAAATGCCCTGTCAAAGCAAACGTAGCGTTCTTATATAAAGGTGAAAATAGGGTTAAAATTGATCATTTGAAATGCATTCACTGTGGGGCATGTATAGATGTATGTGATCATAATGCCCGAGACTTCACGGATGATACTGAGAGGTTTTTTGCTAACTTAACACGGGGTATTGGTATTTCTGTCATCGCCGCTCCGTCGATCCGATTTAATTTTCCCAATTATAAACGGTTATTTGGTTATTTAAAGTCTTTAGGGGTAACGCTTATTTACGATGTGTCGATCGGTGCAGATATCACGACTTGGGCTTATCTGAAAACCATTGATGAGCTGAAACTAGATTCAATTATTGCTCAACCCTGTCCTGTGATCGTGAATTACATTCAAAAATACCACTCTGAATTAATTAAATACCTTGCCCCACTCCAAAGCCCCATGATGTGCACGGCAATTTACTTAAAAAAATACAAAGGGATCGTCGATAAGATAGCCTTCTTGTCTCCTTGCATCGGCAAAATCGATGAAATCCAAGAAATAAATACCATGGGGCTTGTTAACTATAACGTTACCTATCAAAAAATGGAGGTTTATTTTGAAAAGAATCATATTAACCTCAACGATTACCCAGAGGTAGATTATGAGGATAGTGGGTGTGGGATTGGGTTAACCTTTAGTCGCCCAGGTGGACTCCGAGAAAACATAGAATTACAATTTGGTGGCGCGTGGATACGACAAGTAGAAGGTCCAGAACCTGCCTATCGTTATCTAGATGAATACGCCAAACGAGTTCAGGAAAGCAAGTCATTGCCACTGATTGTCGACATACTGAACTGTACGGGAGGGTGCAATATTGGTACTGGAACGTGTAAATTAACGACTATTGATGATGTGGATTATAAAATGAATGAACTAAAAAAGGCCAAATTGGCCAAGCATATCAAAAATCTGCCTAAGGGAGAAATCCCGTTGGTTTTTGAGTTGTTTGAATATAAACTCCGACTTCCGGACTTTACCAGGCAATATGAAGATAAGTCGCATCTCATAATCCATGAAGAGACAACTAATCTCGAACCGATCTTCACACAGTTACATAAAACGACAGAAGCATCCCGGAATGTGAATTGTTTCTCCTGTGGTTTCGGCAATTGCCACGACTTCGCAAAAGCAGTGGCATTAAGGACAAACCATGTAGGCAATTGCATTGACTTTAACCGTCAAGAGTTAGTGAGCGAAAAAGTACACCTTTCTGAAACGAACAAGGAAGTTAAGCAACTTCATTACTTAGCGACCCATGATTTCCTGACGAACATACCCAATCGCTATTACCTAGAGGAATACCTAAATATGTTGATTCATAGCGAAGGGGGATTTCAAAATGAGAGCGCACTCCTATTTATAGATCTTGATAACTTCAAAGTCGTTAACGACTCGTTTGGACATTCAAGTGGGGATCAGATACTCCTTGATTTTGTGGCTAGATTAAAGCAGAATTTGGGACAAGACGCTTTTCTGGCTAGACTTGGTGGCGATGAATTTGCTGTCGTGTTGAGAGATACAAGACTAGAAAAAGCGCGTGCAGTCGCCAATCAATTAGTACAGGCTTTGCAGATCGATGAATTTATCGTAAAAGGCCATCAGGTGACGATTAAAATCACAGCGAGTATCGGAATTATGATGATTGATGGCACACAGGATACACAATCACTTTTTTCATATGCTGACGTCGCCTTATATACCGCCAAGGACGAGGGTAAGAATCGGATTAGTATAATTCATTCTGATGACGATATTGAACACTTATCAGAGTCCAATAATAAAATTCTGCAAATAAATGCTGCTTTAAAAGAAAATAGGTTTACGTTATACTTTCAACCCGTTTTTAAGATGGATGGAACAACCATCATTCATTACGAGGCCTTGTTAAGGATGATCGATCTCGAAGGAGGCCTTATTTTACCCAACGATTTTTTACCGATTGCTGAGCGTTTTGGACTGATGTCCCAAATTGATCGCTGGGTTGTTGATTCAGCGATTGAGATATTAGGCAAACATCCTGACTTATCAATTTTCGTAAACATCTCGGCATCGAGTCTTGGAGATATAGAATTACTGAAATTTATCGAGGGTAGAATTGAAAAGAGTGATCTTCAGCCCTTCCGAATCGGGTTTGAAATCACCGAGACGGCAGCAATCAGGGACTTAGATCAAGCAGAACATTGGATTAAGAGGTTAAAACTAATGAGTTGTAAGTTCGCCTTGGATGACTTCGGAGTCGGCTTTCTGACATTCACTCATCTACAAAGGTTGCCAGTAGATTATCTTAAACTAGATGGAACCTTTATTCGAAATCTCGACACTAGTCCCACTAATAATGCATTGGTCCAAGCCATCAATGCTGTTGCTCATGCCCTTGGTAAAGCGACCATTGCTGAATACGTTGAAAATGAGGATATATGGACAATTTTGCGTGAACTAGGGATAGATTATGGTCAAGGCTATTTTTTAGGAAAACCTCTCCCCTTCAATACACCAAGAAGTTGA
- a CDS encoding 3-deoxy-7-phosphoheptulonate synthase, with the protein MSIKFLKRIPTADEIIEQIPLPKHIKDIKEKRDIEISNIFEDKDDRFILIVGPCSADNEDSVCEYIEKLAGVQEKVSDSIIIIPRIYTNKPRTTGEGYKGMAHQPDPSKKPDLFEGIKAIRKMHLRSLCEFYMPAADEMLYPENYTYLSDVLGYIAIGARSVENQQHRLTVSGVDTPVGMKNPTSGDLSVMLNSIIAAQQGHTFIYNGWEIETTGNPLTHAILRGAVDSNARNIPNYHYEDLIRISNEYEKLQLSNPSIIVDTNHANSMKCYAEQPRIAREVLMSRKYDTLLKKMIKGLMIESYLIEGKQGIGENIYGKSITDACLGWESTEKLIYYVAENI; encoded by the coding sequence ATGAGTATTAAATTCCTGAAACGAATCCCAACTGCCGATGAGATTATAGAGCAAATTCCTTTGCCAAAGCACATTAAAGATATTAAAGAAAAAAGAGACATAGAAATAAGCAATATCTTTGAAGATAAGGATGATCGATTTATCCTTATAGTAGGTCCATGTTCAGCGGATAATGAAGACTCTGTCTGCGAGTATATTGAAAAACTTGCTGGGGTTCAGGAAAAAGTAAGCGATTCAATTATAATTATTCCAAGAATCTATACCAATAAGCCCCGAACAACGGGTGAGGGGTATAAAGGCATGGCGCACCAACCAGACCCAAGCAAAAAGCCAGATTTATTTGAAGGAATAAAAGCCATCAGAAAAATGCATTTAAGATCATTATGTGAATTTTACATGCCCGCTGCGGATGAAATGCTCTACCCGGAAAACTATACCTATCTCTCAGATGTTTTAGGGTATATTGCAATTGGGGCTCGTTCCGTCGAAAATCAGCAACACAGATTAACAGTGAGTGGTGTCGATACTCCAGTAGGTATGAAAAATCCTACAAGTGGTGACCTTTCAGTTATGTTGAACTCGATCATAGCTGCACAACAGGGTCATACTTTTATTTATAATGGCTGGGAAATTGAAACAACCGGTAATCCTCTCACCCATGCTATTTTAAGAGGTGCAGTAGATTCTAATGCTAGAAATATCCCGAATTATCATTATGAGGATTTAATACGCATTTCTAACGAGTATGAAAAACTACAATTGTCAAATCCGTCTATTATTGTGGACACAAACCATGCAAATTCTATGAAGTGTTATGCTGAACAGCCAAGAATCGCAAGAGAAGTCTTAATGAGTAGGAAATATGATACGTTACTTAAGAAGATGATCAAGGGTCTCATGATTGAAAGCTATCTAATAGAAGGTAAGCAAGGCATAGGGGAGAATATTTATGGAAAATCAATCACGGATGCCTGTCTTGGATGGGAGAGTACTGAAAAACTAATTTATTATGTCGCAGAAAATATTTAA
- a CDS encoding acyl-CoA dehydrogenase, translated as MASNFAVNNIRDFEFIIQEWLPTEGVFNYPQFADYYSKDDIKSILEPVLKMCKEVIEPTNDENETHPVTFDDGKVTTPPSFGPLFHKLQEDGWGTSNIDNSPDAMVLPEMLYAAVWELIGAANPTFMPYILLTSGAAGLIQSFGDDKVKAMFLPKMMDGTWSGTMCLTEPGAGTDVGDISSKAYPTDDSRIFKIKGNKIFITGGNNDFTENIIHLYLARIEGAKPGTSGISLFVVPKLWVNEDGSFEDNDFENTGVEHKMGQHGSVTAALAAGENGNCRGWLLGIDPRENEGKGEGMAQMFQMMNMARMETGHMALSCIINAFANARDNAKERVQGRLLTNPKAGRVAIINHEDIKRTLMMGKAHIEAIRAMMYRVYLAFDQRHRDPDPAVRQAANDLIEIATPLCKAYPSDEGWWLIGEAIQSYGGYGYCEEYPVSQIARDMKIYSIWEGTNFIQSLDLVGRKMNMKGGSIFGAWVQEIVDFYEANKGNEALNKEFANLGKALDAYKEMLKALAGYSKTNMSMIPLYSHRVLTATAQLFCGRQILDQAILADKKAKDVGSDHFDYKFYTGKVATARYYVRNVVPNVWAVAEIVIDGDTSALDVPIDVFEY; from the coding sequence ATGGCTTCTAATTTTGCCGTGAATAATATTAGAGATTTTGAATTTATCATTCAAGAATGGCTTCCGACTGAGGGAGTTTTTAACTACCCGCAGTTTGCTGACTACTATTCGAAAGATGATATTAAATCAATCCTGGAGCCCGTTCTAAAAATGTGCAAGGAAGTCATTGAGCCGACTAACGATGAAAACGAAACTCACCCAGTGACCTTTGATGACGGTAAAGTAACGACCCCGCCTAGCTTTGGACCTCTTTTCCATAAGTTGCAGGAAGATGGCTGGGGTACTAGCAATATCGATAATTCACCCGATGCTATGGTCTTACCGGAAATGTTATATGCCGCCGTATGGGAATTGATAGGTGCTGCTAATCCAACCTTTATGCCCTACATTTTGCTGACCAGTGGGGCAGCCGGATTGATCCAGAGCTTTGGCGATGATAAAGTGAAGGCGATGTTTCTACCTAAGATGATGGACGGAACCTGGTCAGGAACGATGTGTCTGACCGAGCCTGGCGCTGGGACTGATGTAGGGGATATTTCTTCCAAGGCTTATCCGACCGACGATTCGCGGATTTTTAAAATCAAAGGGAATAAGATATTTATCACTGGCGGAAATAATGATTTTACTGAAAATATCATCCACCTCTACTTGGCTCGTATTGAAGGTGCCAAACCGGGTACAAGCGGCATCTCACTGTTTGTTGTTCCTAAGTTATGGGTCAACGAAGATGGTAGCTTTGAAGACAACGATTTCGAGAACACTGGAGTAGAGCATAAGATGGGACAGCATGGTTCTGTCACGGCCGCTTTAGCTGCCGGGGAAAACGGAAATTGTCGCGGCTGGTTGCTGGGTATTGACCCTCGCGAAAACGAAGGCAAGGGCGAAGGTATGGCTCAGATGTTCCAAATGATGAACATGGCCCGTATGGAAACCGGCCATATGGCTCTATCCTGTATTATCAACGCCTTTGCTAATGCCCGCGATAATGCTAAAGAAAGAGTTCAGGGTCGCCTTCTAACGAATCCCAAGGCTGGTCGGGTTGCCATCATTAACCATGAAGATATAAAGCGCACTCTTATGATGGGTAAAGCTCATATTGAAGCCATACGAGCCATGATGTATAGGGTTTATCTCGCGTTTGACCAGAGGCATCGTGATCCCGATCCGGCCGTAAGGCAAGCTGCCAACGATCTGATTGAAATAGCCACCCCACTTTGCAAGGCCTATCCTTCGGATGAAGGCTGGTGGCTCATTGGCGAAGCGATCCAATCCTATGGCGGGTATGGTTACTGTGAAGAGTATCCCGTATCCCAAATCGCTCGCGACATGAAGATCTACTCCATCTGGGAAGGCACTAACTTTATACAGTCGCTAGATTTGGTTGGCCGCAAAATGAATATGAAGGGTGGCTCTATATTCGGCGCTTGGGTACAGGAAATCGTCGATTTCTATGAAGCTAATAAAGGCAATGAAGCCTTAAACAAGGAATTTGCTAACTTGGGCAAGGCTCTTGATGCTTACAAAGAGATGCTAAAGGCTCTGGCTGGATATTCCAAGACTAACATGAGCATGATTCCCCTCTATTCCCACCGTGTCCTTACGGCTACAGCCCAACTATTCTGTGGTCGCCAAATTCTTGATCAGGCTATATTGGCAGATAAAAAAGCCAAAGACGTGGGATCAGATCATTTTGATTATAAGTTTTATACCGGCAAAGTAGCTACCGCTAGGTATTACGTGCGCAATGTAGTTCCTAATGTATGGGCAGTTGCAGAGATCGTAATCGATGGTGACACCTCAGCTCTTGATGTTCCAATCGATGTTTTCGAGTACTAG